CGATAATGCGACGGGTGAAAGAAGTTAAAAATATATGTTCGCGTCTGCAAACAATTCAACAAGTCGTGGCTCGCATTGTACTCGGCTACAGAACACAATCTCTCCAGCGAGTCCCTACGTAAAACGGGTGACAAATGACATTAACACAGGGGAGGGAGAACCGCCAGCTGTGCTCATTTCCTGTGTTATATCTGTCtgtaatattttgttttatgtcggATTGTCCCCGCAGACGGCCGCCTCCCTTTTTTGTGTAATGCGCCACCTATGCGTTTTGCTGAGTGATGTGATGTTGTGTCAAAGGCGGATggaattttttttgtagcgagagctacgctagactatagccagcggcccatttcgggtaagcgtgtctagtcactgctgcgcatgagccactagttgcaccgagccgtaggtgttccgccactgcgtcGCGCCACACCTTTCCTTAAAATCgattttcaagttttctttttcttgtttccatcccgcctttatccattcgatctagtgtccaccgagacatatgagacagttgctgctccatttcctttcgtcaaaacaaaaaaaaaatgagccgccggcgctcatttggtgcattggtgttgacaacgtagAGCCCGCTCATTTTTACGAAATTGAAAGGCGCACACCTGGctacctgggtcagtggacacctcactttcgCTTTCGTGTAACGTGGCGTTGGCATGCAActgcaaaaaattaatgtggattagctcagttaatctagggaatacaaagcgaaaggtgtcggcgttcactgtgttcttggcgttgacaatgttctagacgacgatggagttgtacaaaggaagggcgcataactggctgcctgaatatgcggacgcctcattcgtgatttgatgcacgtggcagtggtgggagaaagatgtggcctgaatgcaatagcgctgacagcgttgtggctgacatgcggcactgcagcaatagctaggccgctgcgttcgtttgctgatcaagatctcgcgatcaaccattaactgcgtgccacctcccagggtggcagggagggcgcgctgcctatccagtgtggggaacgcaatcaaagcagtcttttgcagttggaaaccagcgccacgtgcatgaaagcgagatttaggtctccactgacccacggagccggttgtgctccgcggtggctcagtggttagggcgctcggctactgatccggtgttcccgggttcgaacccgaccgcggcggctgcatttttatggtggaaaaacgctaaggcgcccgcatcttgtgcgatgtcagtgcacgtgaaagatccccaagtggtcgaaattattccggagccctccactacggcacctcttctttcactccctcgtttatcccttcccttacgactcggttcaggtgtccaacgatatacgggacagatactgcgcaatttcctttcccccaaaaccaattattacattaATTATTACGTctatcctttcgtgaaaatgagcggccttttcaaagttgtcaacgccaatgaactatgaacaccgtcggctgactagttttgtttggtatttgaggaaaggaaatgacacagtaaccgtctcacatataagggtggacacccaaaccgcgccgtaaaggaagcgataaaggagggagggaaagaaaaaagagaaaactgaaaattgaaagttggattttgaggaaaggcgtggcgctgcgcagcggcggacacctgtggctcgatgctactagtggctcatgctcagtagtgactagggaacGAGAAAGAAATATGCGCGGTGAGCCGCACGTTGTGACGTTATGtgcttcctcggagcaccgccacggcgaaatcccaaatttgcggccagtaaagccttcactttaaaaccccatttgattgccttccgcacttttgatatgcagcgcgttcaccctgcctctgtggcaggttgcagttgatgatcgcgagaggttgatcacccaatgaacgctgcggcctattactgcagtgccgcgtgtctaccaCTAAGTTATCAGTGCTAATGTATGCAGAAACCCGCCGCGATGACTCAGGGGTTAAggcgctcagctactgctccggagttcccgggttcgaacccaaccgtggcggctgcgtttttactgaggcaaaacgctaaggcgcccgtaagttgtgcgatttcagtgcacgttaaagatccccaggtggtcgacattcttcggagccctccactacggcacctctttcttccttcttcactcccacccttatcccttcccttacagcgcggttcaggtgtccaacgatatatgagacagatactgcgccgtttcctttccccaaaaaccaattattattaatgtatgcagcccacatgtctTCACCATCGTCACGTACCTAGAAGAGCGagtgaagcgtccactgaccaggggagccagtttacgcacttccttaagcgtctagaacggtgtccacgtcaatgaacacattgaacgccgacagcttttgccTTGTATATCCTCTATTCCAATTTTATTTTCGAAATGGCCCATGTATTCCCTTTTTCGTAATAAGCTCTTTTCACGGCGCACTACATTCTTGATGAACCACCAAGCTTGCGTCTCAATCTTGGCGGCCTAGGTTTCGCAAGGAACTGATGAGAATGTCCATAGATCAAACGCGAAGTATTTGATTGCGTGGCTGTATTAAACTGACTGCCACTCGGACTGGATTATACTGAGCGAGGATTCGCTGTGCGTACAGAGATGTGGGTACAAATTTAGCCAGTTGTGCGCTTTAAAGATTAGTCTATACTGTGCGCTCTTGTGGGTGTGTTTATGTACTAGGTTTTAAGCCGAGAAGCCccttaccgaacacaaagttATCCGGCCGGAAGAGTGGTCCATACGGTCCCGAGCGGACGGCATCCACGGTTCCCGGCTCCAAGTCAACCAGAatggcccgaggcacgtatttacctcctcaaacaaaaaacaaatatcacttagcggcaacaaagataccgtgtagttattacaagtacctgcgtcacaagaaagccagttaaagaaatgaaaatggagcgcGCCAACTGTAGGTGTCATAGCAAATAAAAGCGGCACTACTAGGTCCTTGCGCCACCTCCCGGCCTTCAAACAGGAGATCCagttatatttaataataaaatatttaaatatctttcagcagaaaaacagaaggtgaaatgtTGATAGATAAATTGAGGTGGATCAAAATGATGTCACTACATTAACGTCCTGTTGCGACTCCTGTTTCGCTTCTGTTTCGTATTACTAAACTTACGGTGTCCTATATGGGATTAACATTCCGAATACTGTACATGGGCTGTCATCAACGCAGTAGTGCCGGCCTCTGGATAAATTTGCACCACCTCGGGTTTTTTTACGCGCAATAagatcgcagaacacacggctctttatgatctcgccttcatagaaatgcgtccgccgaatcatggatgtcatgatcgagccccttccaaatgaagcacagcggcGGTATTAGCAAAGATAGAGTTAAAAACtccttacaaactcactgcagcaagaggaaacGTAGTACAGGGGAGACGTGCTATGTCCTCGTCAAACCTGACGAGGGAAttcagaacccgggttcgaaccctaccgcggcggctgcgtttttatggaggaaaaacgctaaggcgcccgtgtgctttgcgatgtcagtgcacgttaaagatccccagttgatcaaaattattccgaagccctccactacggcatctctcttccgttcttctttcactcccacctttatcccttccctcgcggcgcggctcaagtgtccgccgatatatgagaccgacactgcgccatttccttcccccaaagccaattaatattattattattaaaactcaTTCGCGTTGTGAACATTCATTGCCTATGAGAAAAAAGCCTTTGGTCAAGAACCTTCAAGCTAATCCCTGCGGGACTTGTGGCAATGCAACCTGAAAAGCTGCAATGGCCTAACATAACATGCCGCAAACAGAAGAGGTCACTAGACGTTGCACTTTGACCTAACTAGATTTGCGCGATCGGTTGTAGAATTTAAAGCTTGATGAGCAAAGGCCTGCCGTTGAAGAAGCTCCATTGACAGGCCAGATATCAACTTAACAGCACAAACAGCGCTATTAAGGCAGGACCGAGAATAAGGGACAACCATACACACAGCGTTCGGTTTTGTCTTTCGCTTGCTGTTTCTGTTGAAGTCATGTGCCAAACGGCCCGGCAAATTTCCGTAATGCTTAGCAGTGCGAAACAGCCGCAAGGCAACATCAACTCGACGGGGAAGCTTcaaagtgaaattatcaaccgaaATACAGCCAGACGCGTACCCGAGGCctcattgtagtagacattgatgcgctccaactgaAGATCCGAATTGCCATGGTACGCCCCGCTTCgatcgatgccatgctcatcggaaatcacctcccaaaagtgcagacgggaaaagatttcagtaatcagagtggcgtcacatcgcgcagtggcggcagtcaaagcatatttagaggctgtaattcacagcgaaagcaacatAACTGCTACAGTTCTACTTGTCATCTGGTTTTTGTAGTCGACTCGTCAACTGCCATCGATTCTCACCCGCCATGTGTCTTTCTGATGGCGGAAACCCGGCAGGGCCTAAGATCACTTGAGGCCTTTTAATTGCATCATACGCGAAAACTAggtcgtgcgaaaaaaaaattccggcaaagaatcctcgccgatcgctttgcggcagtcatttgccataaaactgttccatgtcacctctccgccaagaccgattgtctcgaatttttttacaaccgggaataaagtctgagctatatgccataaaacaacaacaatatctcAACGCTCTCAAAGCGCGAGCAGTAATTAAAAGGTCAGAGCGAAAGGAGTGGTCAAGAACAAGAGATTCGATGAGCATTAGCTAGGGCTCAACATTGTCCAACGCAAAGAGGCCACAACTTAGAACGAAAGCAGTACGTCCGGTAAAAGCCGCGACTGCTTCACAGGCAATTGCTTTCGCCCGTATCCTGAAACGAGATTCTAGTACGTGGCGTTTAGGACGCAACGTAATCACCAACGTAAAACGCGCCGGGACCGGCACTGGGACCGAATGGCAACCGCGATCCCCTGAGCCGTGAAATAACCCACGAGGTGGTAGAGGTGGCTTACCTTCGCCCCAATCTGgttgccacactggcctgtctgGATGTGAACTATCTCGCGCATGTTCGATGCAACTCCGAGACTAAgctgtcaagatgccgactgcCTGCCTGCGTCAAGGGTCCACGTATTTGTAGCcttgcgccgcatcaacgctcacttcttcctcaactcTGTTCCTATGTGTACGCGTGTCGACTCAATAGCGCATAAAGTTGTGCCGCAGCCAGTTCCTGCCATGGTAAATGTGTTTCAGAGCTTATATATAAGGCCTTCAGTTCACGTACATGATGCCGTGTAAAAGATATGCGCCGTACAACGCGAACTATTTTTCGTTTCGCAAAGCTTAAGGCACAACGGGGTTCTCTCAACTGGCTGCAGGGGAAAACTCGGCCTCTTCTATTTTCTTTTCTCGGTGCTCGAAATTGGTTTCGCTCGAAAGAACTAACGTGCATTCTGCAGCATAATTTTTCACTTTTCTAACCTTTGGATTTGTGCGCGAGCGGTCGGTTCTAAAGTTTGAATGTTACCGACCGattggaaaactttattttatcatcatcatcagcagcagcagcctatcTGTAGCCCCAACAGgttagagacctgagtccagggcctcattatctgttccaatcggggttgcctggtcgatcagtctgcgctggtcatcctggtttgtgctctcgaaacagtggcttcccattgggaggaaggggttgggtgtgggtatgggaggttgggttgggggtttgggtgggtcactgttatcatcgtcgtcatcagcccgactacgctcactgcaggacaaaagcttctcccatggctctccagttattcctgtcctttgccagctgcgcccaccttctgcctgcaaacctcttaatctcatccgccaacctaaccttctgccaaacgttgccaggttcagattgggtggctatgtgccaatatatgcctggtgaacagcaagctattaacacagacaatttgcgcagaaattgttcatccgggcagtgattttactaggtataatgatcgatacttttgatggatcatggaattctttagtaaatgtggattcacaataagggcctcttgccgttccttggtccgggttgcgttctgctttcggtgcgttaggTATGCACACTAGCCGCGGACAATTGTctgatgttggtgaacgtagcacggcgacaggccgtgcgtatgcctaatccacttacagccgcttgctccgacatccagcatcacaggtgctgAAACAGGATTAGACACGCGCATCACATTTcactgtgcgacgttcaccaacatggcaggcaaggatccggggtccgccgtcagaaaaaaggatttcggaatttctgctggaacccctggtgcgcatataaccggggccaatgtaccctgtccaatcccccaccgtgggtacgtaccattcaaccagaggccaaaatcatcatcattatcatcatcatcaacaaccggGGCCAGGCCAGATACGCGCCAGGCGCGAACTTTACGAACTGAAAGTAAAACGTCACGCGAAGCCTGTTTCGCTACACAAAAATTGGTCtcaagattttcttttttttaattgtcgagtttaacgtctcgaaccgacacatggggtatgaggaacaccgtagtggagggctgcagaataatttagccaaaatggggatctttaacatgcgccactTGTGTCTGCAGCGcacgggtatttttgtattacgcctccatcgaaatatggccgccgcggcaggaatcgaactggcgaccttggtatcagcagacgaccgccaaaAGCACTGCGGCGTCTCCTATATGGGGTTCATTGTGTAAACAGACCATAACATAACGTAAGAGGAGCAAAAttggagccttcctcaatagccatggatatccgcatacctagtgtacaaaattaagcgaaaaatggttgcatttgcgccttccgcgtgctgtgcatcaaaacaggttttaaaataacttcctgtgaattaaacatTAGGCCCCAACAGCAATACAGACAATCCCTTACCAGCATTTGTAACGGTGGCAAGCTGAGTGCGATTTGGTATGGGCCTCCTTACGCTTGAAATTGTTCATTAACTGGATTAAATATGCTGAGGATTTTTTTGCGAGAACATGACTGTGACCCCTATCTCGCGAAATTCAGTAcatacaattttaacagcttttcagagtatgttgcacagcttgcgcgttgcttcccgcgttaaggcttccaagatgcccgcagcatcgagcaggcttttccattacgctcgtccaaccaggatcagttgtaacgatcctcacgcattgtaaaaacgaagtgagtacacaaaaagagacgcgactacagtgaggagagcaatggatctgtcgtaatgtcttcccttctgccgcaacgtgggcttacgttttgcgctggtatatttacaaatgcgacacctaccccaaacccgatctgcgctgaataataataataattggttttttgggggaaaggaaatggcgcagtatctctctcatatatcgttggacagctgaaccgcgccgtaagggaaggaataaaggagggagtgaaagaagaaatgaataggtgccgtagtggagggctcgggaataatttcgaccacctggggttctttaacgtgcactgacatagcacagcacacgggcgccttagcgtttttcctccatgaaaacttagccgccgcggtcgggttcgaacccgggaactccggatcagtagtcgagagccctaaccactgagccaccgcggcgggcatctgcactgaaggagtaggtgatttgtggtcaaccgtctttggttgtcgttggtctcgcaaggttaatGACACTCCCATAAAGTGAGATCAGCTCAGAATCTGGCGAAGGCAAAaagaagtgcgtaaaaagtgtgccttatattatttaaaggaaatttgagtttttagagatgaacacatcgcggaacgtcgcaaacctcgtcttcctcatcttcgggtgaatcatgagcttgccgttaaaaaatataaacactgatcgaactgttcgtttatgcggttgaatgtaagtaaataaatgttatttgactCATTCATTCGTTGTGCTTACCTAAATGAAGCTTTAGAATTTGAATACGCTCGGAGTGCCTTTTGCTTGTCAGTAaatggaacgaggaaaacgctacggacgaggatgatgagcgcagtgtaggtcgtaatttttaatctgtagcatatttccttCCCATGTGATGCCTAGCATTTCCTCTGTATACTGAGAAagaatttgatatatatatatatatatatatatatatatatatatatatatatatatatatatatatatatatatatatatatatatatagcaagcggctcttttagggggaggggcagaaattctgtaacatattctattgtttctggtatacagtctgcgagttatacatgctaaaaaatttatattttgcgctttgcggaccatctgtatacatgcactgcacagcatttttttctttttcagcatcgctgaatgtggcacaaagttcgcgacgcttactctattgccacgttttttgatacttgaactgcgccaaatataattttatgtgctgttcgcacgcctgattctgatattgtatgtaacgagtgcggaaagtgtagtattttttttctcatcagccgtctccagactcatacattccaGAACCCAGTTTTGTGTAGTCTTTGTTATCCGTCCCAATAATCAAATGTGTGCAAGCTATGTCACCACAACGCGGATCTCAACCATATATATTGGAAATACCATTTTGccccctggagggaaaaaaattctatcgcttgaccaatgggaggctctcctattcagcaccgatctgatgattcaaaggtcgtacaactggacgaagacgccgccacaagccaggacattctggctgtcgtttaggcgaggggcctaaagcctctcaaactgttggaaataaaagttttacaatccatatgcagccaaaatcgtgtgttgcggactatacactgcgtgcggactgtataccggatattacggtaaggcgataaaaatgAAACGAGTTCCACTCCAGTAGTGCAAGAGTTGTCACCGGatttcgcgttacactgccgcgacctggatgctatttgaccacgaaaatcctcgcagtcgccgacggaaacagatggcacagatccttgacagtaacctcgactcgcagacaacaatcagtcgtaattacaccagcggtagccccatcgagaaggcttcccaaatattccgccatgggggtaccagctgagaagcacttaccatgacatgggctctacacaccgggaatcaaatcacgaacgccacagctcgcggtcataaaaccaagcGGTAGTCGACGAAGTGGGAACCTATTCTGTAATGCAAACCTACTACGGAGACATACTTGAGCCCCTCAGAgacatcaggaagcgctttcctacctgccatgcaaaacttggaaggatcacttaagctccgccctaagggtataacgcggtagcgcaatcggttaattaccatatatgcaaacggtcgttctctactttgcatccaaaaatacctggacattcaatacctgggcaatcaagagcttgcgatttttcactcacgacACCGAAAACGCGAACATCGGCACtggattttcgggtgaacggggcctttaccgctatcacgttaagagctggtgatgctgacgctaaactgctatagagacaaagagctgtttaCCCCAGACCTTCGCCGGAAATATCGCTCCCGCCTCCAACCATagggctttcagatcacgaaagcTCGCATGGCTTCCAAAGCACCTGCCCTCCGTTTCTGTGGACACCACGCTGAGGGATTCTGAATCATTAGCGCAGAATTCAACACGGACAATGTTCGATGAGTATTAAGGGTTGAGGGCTCCTCACAGTGGCGaatcgccaaagcctttgacgacgatcctttctgcgctgcgtcccaggttagggctatgccgctcacagaagGACGAGATATGGGCCTTGTGGTTCGATCGCTACAGGTTCAGCAGCCCCGAGGAGCTCGACTATCGCTGAACAATGAATTGGTCAAGCAGCCTCAAATGCTACTTGATGTCCTGTCGGCGTCTTCTCAGCGTGTTTTAGTTGCCTCAAGTAGAAGAGTCTCTCAAAGAATGTGTCGATCGTCCTAGTATTGACGAAGATCCCGtcactgaaatttttgttaaaaatcgtaaaaatatGAGACAAAAGATGGCTAGATAATACGCCAAAAAAACTCAGTCAAGTAACACTGAGAATAAGCTAAATGTATTCTCCGTAGCGATGTTCTAAAAACCGTCTCGTCTCGTATCAGTTTCGACAGCACagagaatttgccacatcatcagacaggaagtatccgagaccaataatagctcatcaaaacttgtttttcttaagatcaccttgcgttcgctctaaaagtggttcgatgagaagattttaacagattttagagtttcgtcaaaatgccgaaaacgccggtcacacggctatttacagatgtgcgcacattgcaatacagtaaggTTTAGCTGTTTTGCGTGACCATGCTTGTGACGCAGTCCGGCCCTACGACATACTAAAGTGCACAAGCACCTGGCTCAAAAACAAGGATCCATGACAAACAGACACTTTATTGTaaaccgaaagaaaaaaagcactgcacacaaactaggcctctgcctgggtctcctcgaattcctcctcgtcctcaggggtggcctcctggtactgttggtattctgaCACCAGTTCGTTCAAGTTGGACTCGGCCTCGGTGAACTCAaactcgtccatgccctctccggtgtaccagtgcagaaaggccttgcggcggaacatagctgcaaaaaaataatatatcaagcaggcggggtcacactcctagaactgtccccgaaaatgcgctgtaccagaaaatcgacagcaatgggtacctacaatgaaagcatgtgcttttaagaagcactttcaaatcaaacacgatggtcacgtgtaaactgctcggagatccgcttgaaaagctcttgaatggctgtgctgttcccaatgaaagtagcagacatcttcagacctcgaggcggtatgtcacagacagctgtctttacgTTGTTCGGGATCCATTCAACGAAGTAATTCGAGTCCTTGTTCTGgatgttgagcatctggtcatcgacttcccgattgctcattcggcctctgaagactgcagcaactgtcaggtaacgaccgtggcgggggtcgcaagcagccatcatgtttttggcatcgaacatctgttgcgtcagctctggcacagtcagagcccggtactgctggcagccgcgagacgtgagtggagcaaagccagtcatgaagaattggaggcgagggaagggcaccatgttaacggccagcttgcgaagatcagcattcagctgcccaggaaatctgtgaggaatgggacggtgcttgattagaagcccgcttaattcaaaaggggagagagaatttacAGAGGTATGTTGGGCGCTCTTGTTTGGGAGCAGTCAGAACAAGATTGTGGTAAGATTATAAAGCAGCTACAATGGTCAGTGgaggcatcttgtagaatgtcgcgattgttgccgctgttcgttcaaagcttttgaatatcgggtcatcaaattttaaattcagttctcttcacgccagtGCAGAGAACGAAGCCCAATGAAAGAACGAACTCATGGAAATTTCAGAAGTGACATAGTTTACACTCTGCCAGTCTGTTCTAGAGAACATTGAAACTGCATGCCTGTTATTTGCCTCAGCCAAATTACAACGGCGGAGAAACAAACCAGCTCCAGTAAGGTAACAagatttcttctgttgctgtttccattcattggcaaaatcgcaaaaaataaaaatggattcttCACATGGACACTGCTTCGTATCCAGCTTCAAAGGTTATACAAATTACTACATTAGGAGAACATCGATGGGTATTAACTTTACCGGTCTGCCGGTTGTCGTGGCACTTTAAAATTAAGTGATAGTTCTCCAGGCCCTAAAACACCATCCCCCAACAATGGCAACCAgtattccatactgactgctcagCACGCTAATGTGGTACTCTGCTCCCAACTTCCTCAGAAAGTGCCACTATTTATCGAGGAAAAACTTCCATACCAAAACGTGGGAATGTGTATTCCCTTTTCCCGAAGA
This genomic stretch from Amblyomma americanum isolate KBUSLIRL-KWMA unplaced genomic scaffold, ASM5285725v1 scaffold_407, whole genome shotgun sequence harbors:
- the LOC144112535 gene encoding tubulin beta chain-like, with protein sequence MSGVTTCLRFPGQLNADLRKLAVNMVPFPRLQFFMTGFAPLTSRGCQQYRALTVPELTQQMFDAKNMMAACDPRHGRYLTVAAVFRGRMSNREVDDQMLNIQNKDSNYFVEWIPNNVKTAVCDIPPRGLKMSATFIGNSTAIQELFKRISEQFTPMFRRKAFLHWYTGEGMDEFEFTEAESNLNELVSEYQQYQEATPEDEEEFEETQAEA